Proteins encoded by one window of candidate division WOR-3 bacterium:
- a CDS encoding GTPase — MPANLTPEYLAAEKKYREAKTLEEKLLALKEMWATLPKHKGTDKLQADIKRRISQIKKEIEEEKQRRKRGAPSFLFPEKEGAGQVVLFGKPNSGKSSILKFLTNANPEIAPYPFTTVLPVVGMMPYEDIQIQIVDLPPFLTSKYNWWQREIVRNADSIMAILDGSQDDLIDDFLELKEILNEIKIEFSEKDEYSFEGIIKKRGFFVVNKIDAGGAEERFKILKESFPKEKILPFSSLTGFGLEDLKREIFKSLKIIRIYTKEPGKEPDMKDPMILEEGSSVIDAAEELHKDFAKNLKYARVWGSSKFPGQRVERNYILKDKDIVEFHI, encoded by the coding sequence ATGCCTGCAAATTTAACTCCTGAATATCTTGCTGCTGAAAAAAAATATAGGGAAGCAAAAACCCTTGAAGAAAAACTTTTGGCTTTGAAAGAAATGTGGGCAACTTTGCCAAAGCACAAAGGAACTGATAAACTGCAGGCTGATATCAAAAGAAGAATATCCCAGATTAAGAAAGAAATAGAAGAGGAAAAACAGAGAAGAAAAAGAGGTGCGCCCTCTTTTCTTTTCCCTGAAAAAGAAGGAGCAGGTCAGGTTGTTTTATTTGGGAAACCAAATTCTGGAAAATCCTCAATTCTTAAGTTTTTAACAAATGCAAATCCAGAAATTGCTCCATACCCTTTTACAACAGTTTTACCTGTAGTTGGAATGATGCCCTATGAGGATATTCAAATACAGATAGTAGATTTACCACCCTTTTTGACATCAAAGTATAATTGGTGGCAGAGAGAAATTGTAAGAAATGCTGATTCTATTATGGCTATTCTTGATGGTTCACAGGATGACCTTATTGATGATTTTTTAGAGTTAAAAGAAATTTTAAATGAGATTAAAATTGAATTTTCAGAGAAAGATGAATATTCTTTTGAAGGAATTATTAAAAAAAGAGGTTTTTTTGTGGTAAATAAAATTGATGCAGGAGGAGCAGAGGAGAGATTTAAAATTTTGAAAGAAAGTTTTCCAAAGGAAAAAATTCTCCCCTTTTCATCTTTGACAGGTTTTGGTTTAGAGGATTTAAAAAGGGAGATTTTTAAATCATTGAAAATAATAAGAATTTACACAAAGGAACCAGGAAAAGAACCTGATATGAAAGATCCTATGATACTTGAGGAAGGTAGTTCAGTAATAGATGCTGCAGAAGAATTACATAAGGATTTTGCCAAAAATTTGAAATATGCGAGGGTATGGGGTTCTTCAAAATTTCCTGGTCAGAGGGTTGAAAGAAATTATATACTTAAAGATAAGGATATTGTTGAATTTCACATTTAA
- the thiI gene encoding tRNA uracil 4-sulfurtransferase ThiI has translation MIIVLKFSELFTKTKRIRKRFIDILRKNIEDAFKKENFEGKIFLKWDKIVIEAEGYRNFFERIFGIKKIVLAEKIKFKDLKDLKKKVKKIFAKKVKNKTFGVRVKRKGIHNFNSLEAEREIGKELVEKKGKVNLDNPDIWVKLEIENNDAFIIEKEIEGAGGLPLGTQGKVLCLISGGFDSIVAAYLMAKRGADLSFLFFNLGGFSHLKEVTRLINYFWKNFLFGINPELFICDLRPVVENIREVIPSSYWGIILKRKMFEIAEKVAKEKGIKAIVTGESLGQVSSQTLDSLYVIDSILKEVVCLRPLIGFNKEEIINISKKIGTYEISEKVKEYCAIVPDKPVTKPELQKVIDLELFLEPKLIDVVVKSKITLREPFIIEEEDIETDRVLEGSIKVDIRDNSGKIGIPFEADLNIPLNKIDNYEFERDKIYIFFCNHGLFSQEVALRLRKKGVKAYAFRGGILKYNRLYMSNM, from the coding sequence ATGATTATTGTTCTTAAATTTTCCGAGCTTTTTACTAAAACTAAAAGAATAAGAAAAAGATTTATTGATATTTTGAGGAAAAATATAGAGGATGCTTTTAAAAAAGAAAATTTTGAAGGTAAAATTTTTTTAAAATGGGATAAAATAGTTATAGAAGCTGAAGGGTATAGAAATTTTTTTGAAAGAATTTTCGGTATAAAAAAGATAGTTTTAGCAGAAAAAATAAAATTTAAGGATTTAAAAGATTTAAAGAAAAAAGTTAAGAAAATTTTTGCCAAAAAAGTCAAAAATAAAACCTTTGGAGTAAGGGTTAAGAGAAAAGGTATCCATAATTTTAATTCCCTTGAAGCAGAAAGAGAAATAGGAAAAGAGCTTGTAGAGAAAAAAGGTAAGGTAAATCTTGATAATCCAGATATATGGGTTAAATTGGAAATTGAAAATAACGATGCTTTTATTATTGAGAAAGAAATTGAAGGAGCAGGGGGGCTTCCACTTGGAACCCAAGGAAAAGTTCTGTGTCTTATTTCAGGTGGATTTGACTCTATTGTTGCAGCTTATTTAATGGCAAAAAGAGGTGCAGATTTATCCTTTTTATTTTTTAATCTTGGTGGTTTTTCACATTTAAAAGAGGTAACAAGACTTATAAATTATTTCTGGAAAAATTTTCTTTTTGGAATAAATCCAGAGCTTTTTATATGCGATTTGAGACCTGTTGTGGAGAATATAAGAGAAGTTATTCCATCTTCTTACTGGGGAATAATACTGAAAAGAAAAATGTTTGAAATTGCTGAAAAAGTAGCAAAAGAAAAGGGGATTAAAGCAATAGTAACAGGGGAATCTTTAGGACAGGTTTCTTCACAAACTCTTGATTCGCTTTATGTTATTGATAGTATTTTAAAAGAAGTTGTGTGTCTAAGACCTCTTATAGGTTTTAACAAGGAAGAAATAATAAATATTTCAAAGAAAATTGGAACTTATGAAATTTCCGAAAAGGTAAAGGAATATTGTGCCATTGTTCCAGATAAGCCTGTTACAAAACCTGAATTACAAAAGGTAATAGATTTAGAGCTTTTTCTTGAACCTAAATTAATAGATGTTGTAGTAAAAAGTAAAATAACTCTTAGGGAACCATTTATTATAGAGGAAGAAGATATAGAAACAGATAGAGTTTTAGAGGGTTCTATTAAGGTTGATATAAGGGACAATTCAGGAAAAATTGGAATTCCTTTTGAGGCAGATTTAAACATTCCTTTAAACAAAATAGATAATTATGAATTTGAAAGGGATAAAATTTATATTTTCTTTTGTAATCATGGTTTATTTTCTCAGGAGGTTGCCCTGAGACTTAGAAAAAAAGGGGTAAAAGCTTATGCTTTTAGAGGTGGGATATTAAAATATAATCGACTTTATATGTCTAATATGTAA
- a CDS encoding sodium-translocating pyrophosphatase, which yields MNLILLSILIGIIAVIYSLLMARYVLSHSPGTEEMVKISDAVHEGAMAFLKREFKTIFWFILFVVLLIIIGLSYNGINYSIATAFAYVLGATLSLLSAYFGMNISTRANTRTAEGAKKSFNEALKIAFFGGSVMGMTVVGLGILGLTSLFFIYTNIFKNVPENIKYVVSLLTGFSMGASSVALFARVGGGIYTKAADVGADLVGKVEAGIPEDDPRNAAVIADNVGDNVGDCAGMGADLYESFVGAILSGMVIAAVNYDLKGIFLSSFLAALGIIASILGVFAIRGAKENASRALLKATFVSAILFAIFSLLVTIFYYGNIKIYYAILSGLIVGVAIGYLTEYYTIKESILKEIAEASTRGVATNILTGIATGMMSTVVPVILIGLAIVVSYLSAGFFGIALAGIGMLSIAGMTVSVDAYGPIADNAGGIAEMAHLGENIRKITDSLDAAGNTTAAIGKGFAIGSAALTALALFAAYSQTVRTITGELLDLNILDARVVAGLFIGGVIPFFFSASAIKAVGRTAGLVVEEVRRQFKEIPGLMEGKAKPEYARCVDITTQGALKSMIIPGFVAFISPLILGIFFGKEALGGLLAGSLVTGVPLALFMANAGGAWDNSKKYIEAGNFGGKGSKAHKASVEGDTVGDPFKDTAGPSLNILLKLMAIVSLVFAPLIITLNSKIGILK from the coding sequence ATGAACCTTATACTTTTATCTATTCTCATAGGTATAATTGCAGTTATATATTCTCTTTTAATGGCAAGATATGTTCTTTCCCATTCGCCAGGTACAGAAGAAATGGTAAAAATCTCAGATGCAGTTCATGAAGGGGCAATGGCTTTCTTAAAAAGAGAATTTAAAACAATTTTTTGGTTTATTCTATTTGTAGTTTTATTGATTATAATCGGTCTTTCCTATAATGGAATTAACTATTCAATTGCTACTGCTTTTGCTTATGTTTTAGGAGCAACCCTATCACTCCTTTCTGCTTATTTTGGCATGAATATTTCTACAAGAGCAAATACAAGGACTGCAGAAGGTGCTAAGAAGAGTTTCAATGAAGCCTTAAAAATAGCATTTTTCGGTGGTTCTGTTATGGGAATGACTGTTGTGGGTCTTGGTATTCTGGGACTTACGAGTTTATTTTTTATATACACAAATATTTTTAAAAATGTTCCAGAAAATATAAAATATGTGGTTTCCCTTCTAACAGGATTTTCAATGGGAGCCTCTTCTGTAGCTCTGTTTGCAAGGGTGGGAGGAGGAATATACACAAAAGCTGCTGATGTAGGAGCTGACCTTGTTGGAAAAGTTGAAGCGGGAATTCCTGAAGATGACCCGAGAAATGCTGCAGTTATTGCAGATAATGTTGGTGATAATGTTGGTGACTGTGCTGGAATGGGTGCTGATCTTTATGAATCCTTTGTTGGCGCAATTCTTTCAGGTATGGTTATAGCAGCAGTAAATTACGATTTAAAAGGTATCTTTCTTTCTTCATTTCTTGCAGCCCTTGGCATAATAGCTTCTATTTTAGGTGTTTTTGCTATAAGAGGAGCAAAAGAAAATGCCTCTCGTGCTTTACTTAAAGCAACTTTTGTATCAGCAATCTTATTTGCAATTTTTTCACTTTTAGTAACAATCTTCTATTACGGAAATATCAAAATATACTACGCAATTTTATCAGGTCTTATTGTAGGTGTTGCTATTGGATATTTAACTGAATATTACACAATAAAAGAAAGTATCTTAAAGGAAATAGCCGAAGCATCTACAAGGGGAGTAGCAACCAACATTCTTACAGGAATTGCAACAGGAATGATGAGTACAGTCGTTCCTGTAATACTCATTGGACTTGCAATTGTTGTATCTTATTTATCAGCCGGATTTTTTGGGATAGCTCTTGCAGGAATTGGAATGCTTTCAATTGCAGGTATGACTGTTTCAGTTGATGCTTATGGACCAATAGCTGATAATGCTGGGGGGATTGCAGAAATGGCTCATCTTGGTGAAAATATAAGAAAAATTACAGATTCCCTTGATGCTGCCGGTAATACAACTGCAGCAATAGGTAAGGGATTTGCAATAGGTTCAGCAGCTCTCACAGCTCTTGCATTATTTGCTGCTTACTCACAGACAGTAAGGACAATAACAGGAGAACTTTTAGACTTAAATATTCTTGACGCAAGAGTTGTTGCTGGACTTTTTATAGGTGGTGTTATCCCATTTTTCTTTTCAGCTTCTGCTATAAAGGCTGTTGGAAGAACTGCGGGACTTGTTGTTGAAGAGGTTAGAAGACAGTTTAAAGAAATACCAGGTTTAATGGAAGGAAAAGCAAAGCCAGAATATGCAAGATGTGTTGATATAACAACACAGGGAGCATTAAAAAGTATGATAATTCCTGGTTTTGTTGCTTTTATATCACCTCTCATTTTAGGAATTTTCTTTGGTAAAGAAGCTCTTGGAGGACTTTTAGCTGGTTCCCTTGTAACAGGTGTTCCTCTTGCGCTTTTTATGGCTAATGCAGGAGGGGCTTGGGATAATTCAAAAAAATACATAGAGGCAGGTAACTTTGGTGGAAAAGGTTCAAAAGCTCATAAAGCATCTGTTGAAGGTGATACAGTAGGAGATCCATTTAAGGATACAGCAGGACCTTCCTTAAACATTCTTTTAAAACTTATGGCAATTGTATCACTTGTTTTTGCTCCGCTTATAATTACCCTGAACTCGAAAATTGGAATTTTGAAGTGA
- a CDS encoding aspartate carbamoyltransferase catalytic subunit, translating to MKRKDLLSLKDLDKKEIETILDLGEKFLEILKRPIPKVPTLRGKTIVTLFFEPSTRTRLSFEIAAKRLSADVINFSASTSALLKGESTLDTLKNILAMKVDMFIVRHSSSGAPYFLARNTTASVINAGDGTHEHPTQGLLDIFTMRKHKGDLKGKKVLIIGDILHSRVARSNIFGLLKLGAEIYLAGPKPLVPDEFEILGAKIIKNIDKHLGEMDVIMGLRVQKERGGANYLPSFEDYRRSYGITSDRLKLLKEDSIIMHPGPVNWGVEMDYEVLKDKRCVILEQVTNGVAVRMAILFYLLGHGELEEK from the coding sequence GTGAAGAGAAAAGACCTTTTAAGTCTTAAAGACCTTGATAAAAAAGAGATTGAAACAATTTTAGATTTAGGAGAAAAATTTCTTGAAATTTTAAAAAGACCTATACCCAAGGTTCCAACATTAAGAGGAAAAACAATAGTAACTTTATTTTTTGAACCATCCACCAGAACAAGACTTTCATTTGAAATAGCAGCAAAAAGACTTTCTGCTGATGTAATAAATTTTTCAGCCAGTACTTCTGCGCTCTTAAAAGGTGAATCCACTCTTGATACTCTAAAAAACATTCTTGCTATGAAAGTTGATATGTTCATTGTGAGACATTCTTCAAGTGGTGCGCCTTATTTCCTTGCAAGAAATACAACTGCAAGTGTTATCAATGCAGGTGACGGAACTCACGAGCACCCTACACAAGGACTACTTGATATTTTTACAATGAGAAAACATAAAGGCGACTTGAAAGGCAAAAAGGTTCTTATAATTGGTGATATACTTCATTCAAGAGTAGCAAGGTCAAATATTTTTGGACTTCTAAAACTTGGTGCTGAAATTTATCTTGCAGGTCCAAAACCTCTTGTTCCGGATGAATTTGAAATTTTAGGAGCAAAAATTATAAAAAATATTGATAAACATCTTGGAGAAATGGATGTAATAATGGGTTTGAGGGTTCAGAAGGAAAGAGGTGGAGCAAATTATTTGCCCTCTTTTGAAGACTATAGAAGGTCATACGGAATAACAAGTGATAGGTTAAAACTTTTAAAAGAAGATTCAATAATAATGCATCCTGGACCTGTAAACTGGGGAGTAGAAATGGATTATGAAGTCCTTAAAGATAAAAGATGTGTAATACTGGAACAGGTAACAAATGGTGTTGCTGTTAGAATGGCAATTCTCTTTTATCTACTCGGACACGGAGAACTGGAAGAAAAATAA
- the pth gene encoding aminoacyl-tRNA hydrolase: MTKFFLFGLGNPGKKYINTRHNVGYRFISYFFRDKNFKPGKGNFFYAENPPFIGILPSLYMNENGKIILELKEIFNINLFNLILFLDDLNLPFGAIRFRVKGSDGGHKGLKSCIYYAETEEIKRLRIGIGFNYNIEAEKYVLEDFKEEEINILVNKVFPYIEEGIYKFLKDGDINNFENYINNYPWRERVQIPYKNEKEK, from the coding sequence GTGACAAAATTTTTTTTATTCGGACTTGGGAATCCTGGTAAAAAATATATAAATACAAGACATAACGTTGGATACAGGTTTATAAGTTATTTTTTTAGAGACAAAAATTTTAAGCCTGGTAAAGGAAATTTTTTTTATGCGGAAAATCCACCTTTTATTGGTATTTTACCATCTCTTTACATGAATGAAAATGGCAAAATTATTTTAGAATTAAAGGAAATTTTCAATATTAATCTTTTTAATTTAATTTTATTTCTTGATGATTTAAACTTACCCTTTGGAGCTATCAGATTCAGAGTCAAGGGTTCGGATGGTGGGCATAAGGGATTAAAATCCTGTATATATTATGCAGAAACCGAGGAAATAAAAAGGTTGAGAATAGGTATAGGTTTTAATTATAATATTGAAGCAGAAAAATATGTTTTAGAAGATTTTAAGGAGGAAGAAATTAATATTTTAGTTAATAAGGTTTTTCCCTATATAGAAGAGGGGATTTATAAATTTTTAAAAGATGGTGATATTAATAATTTTGAAAATTATATAAACAATTACCCATGGAGAGAAAGGGTTCAAATCCCCTATAAAAATGAAAAAGAAAAATGA
- a CDS encoding T9SS type A sorting domain-containing protein, translating to MGRCYLYTSEEDGLCLFRRINTYIFCEDFNGKGYLLRFFKGASGIGYGVRVISAYGNEEGFHGVIWRGGLIGKVNIGFINTRNKSKVVYKKFSTYFYDVDMREVSQKIDLKNIPPNNARRILKDGFGNIHFLYSKNDSVYDYILNKNQKLFIGIGKNPAISEDEFKNVYCVFSYNDTTFLEELRFSKFNGNRWENPITVFSNEGTYYWGIGSPCFEIFNNTGYVTWETKWGVTHHPPPGYHLTDIRIWGGNLLMLGKFDLRNLHSFNIFFTHFVNTIKRVPIDTTWPPRETLRVHPKTFYDSIIPLLISPSLTVDYLNRIHLLWEGANDTLRYYCLSPDTNEHLITLKEPGAPIYFDPYITKSNSFINLVYVKNREGECSKVLSRYTFQGFSVLSNPKEVYSLEAFNVFQPFIDKNYVTFVKNEGSLNYLLYGENGAPFEENILFSHYSILSPQLLCDGKDLHFVFYAGDSIYKIYYVKVRLEEEPPIIILNFGNEEPDITNVYREGYISFGSEYYKNVDYGDSLIYEIPLIPQSKFKIRFEGYSSREIDEKIYVNNIPLGVWHIEANEYSVFEKRIPESAVTDLLRIRVKGQGRDGKAVLGALKVYVWKEGEGGPQDIDVENKMQFDVKFPTLLKEKSILLIVPEKGFVKICIYDISGRKRFYLKEVFEKGFHSVFIPELLKGIYFIKAEYNNEKKIKKILRIK from the coding sequence TTGGGGAGATGTTACTTATATACCTCAGAAGAAGATGGATTATGTTTATTCAGGAGGATAAATACTTATATTTTCTGTGAGGATTTTAATGGGAAAGGTTACCTATTAAGATTTTTTAAAGGGGCATCAGGAATTGGATATGGAGTAAGGGTTATTTCTGCTTATGGAAATGAGGAAGGATTTCATGGTGTTATTTGGAGGGGAGGGTTAATTGGAAAGGTGAATATTGGATTTATTAATACAAGAAATAAAAGTAAGGTTGTTTATAAGAAATTTTCTACCTATTTTTATGATGTTGATATGAGGGAAGTTTCTCAAAAAATAGACCTTAAAAATATTCCACCAAATAATGCAAGGAGAATTTTAAAGGATGGGTTTGGTAATATTCATTTTCTTTATTCTAAGAATGATTCTGTATACGATTATATTTTGAATAAAAATCAGAAATTATTCATAGGGATAGGTAAAAATCCTGCAATTTCAGAGGATGAGTTTAAGAATGTTTACTGTGTTTTTTCTTATAATGATACAACATTTCTTGAGGAATTGAGATTTTCTAAATTTAATGGCAATAGGTGGGAAAATCCTATTACAGTTTTCTCAAATGAGGGAACATATTATTGGGGTATTGGTTCTCCTTGTTTTGAGATTTTTAATAACACAGGGTATGTAACATGGGAGACAAAATGGGGAGTTACTCATCATCCTCCTCCTGGGTATCATTTAACTGATATAAGAATATGGGGAGGGAATCTTTTAATGCTTGGAAAATTTGATTTAAGGAATCTCCATAGTTTTAATATATTTTTCACCCATTTTGTAAATACGATAAAAAGAGTGCCGATAGATACAACCTGGCCTCCGAGGGAGACTCTCAGGGTTCATCCTAAAACATTTTATGATTCAATTATTCCTCTTTTAATATCGCCATCTTTAACTGTTGATTATTTAAATAGAATTCATCTTTTATGGGAGGGAGCAAATGATACATTGAGGTATTATTGTCTTTCACCAGATACGAATGAACATCTTATTACATTGAAGGAACCAGGTGCACCTATTTATTTTGATCCATACATTACAAAATCAAATTCATTTATTAATCTTGTTTATGTTAAAAACAGGGAAGGGGAATGTTCGAAGGTTTTATCAAGGTATACATTTCAGGGATTTAGTGTTCTTTCAAATCCAAAGGAAGTTTATTCATTAGAAGCTTTTAATGTATTTCAACCCTTTATAGATAAAAATTATGTAACATTTGTAAAGAATGAGGGTTCATTAAATTATCTCTTATATGGTGAAAATGGAGCTCCTTTTGAAGAAAATATTTTATTTTCTCATTATTCTATTTTATCACCTCAGTTATTATGTGATGGTAAAGATTTGCATTTTGTTTTTTATGCTGGAGATTCTATTTATAAGATTTATTATGTAAAAGTCAGGCTTGAAGAAGAGCCTCCAATTATTATTCTTAATTTTGGAAACGAGGAGCCCGATATAACGAATGTTTATAGGGAGGGTTATATTTCTTTTGGTTCTGAGTATTATAAAAATGTTGATTATGGGGATTCGCTTATATATGAAATTCCGCTTATTCCTCAAAGTAAGTTTAAGATAAGGTTTGAAGGTTATTCTAGTAGGGAAATAGATGAAAAAATTTATGTTAATAATATACCTCTTGGAGTCTGGCATATTGAGGCAAATGAGTATTCTGTTTTTGAGAAAAGAATTCCTGAGAGTGCTGTTACTGATTTATTGAGAATAAGGGTTAAAGGACAGGGGCGTGATGGGAAAGCAGTTCTTGGTGCCTTGAAAGTTTATGTATGGAAGGAAGGGGAGGGAGGACCACAGGATATTGATGTAGAGAATAAAATGCAGTTTGATGTTAAGTTTCCAACATTACTGAAAGAAAAATCAATCTTACTTATTGTTCCAGAAAAAGGATTTGTTAAAATATGTATCTATGATATAAGTGGTAGAAAAAGGTTTTATTTAAAAGAGGTTTTTGAGAAAGGATTTCACAGTGTTTTTATTCCTGAACTTTTAAAAGGTATTTATTTTATAAAGGCTGAATACAATAATGAAAAGAAAATAAAAAAGATTTTGAGGATAAAATAG
- a CDS encoding ribose-phosphate pyrophosphokinase: MDKLKILSGNASSELSEKICKNLGIERADVEVSRFSDGEIRIQIKENIRGCDVFIVQSTHPPSDNLMELLLLIDAAVRASAKRITAVIPYFGYARQDRKDAPRVPISAKLVANLIQTAGANRVLTCDLHSDQIQGFFDIPVDNLYAFPVFRDFLGILPSDKFMVISPDVGGTNRARAFAKRLGNLPLALVDKRRPAPNLAEVINIIGEVKDKNLLIVDDLIDTGRTVANGALILKEKGAKSIWVCATHGLFSGNCKEVLDSSPIEKVIVTNTIPIPPHKRFKKLEVLDISNLLAEAIKRIHEEVSISELFV, translated from the coding sequence ATGGATAAATTAAAAATTCTAAGTGGTAATGCTTCATCTGAATTAAGTGAAAAAATCTGTAAGAACTTGGGTATTGAAAGAGCTGATGTTGAAGTTTCCAGATTCTCTGATGGTGAGATAAGAATTCAAATTAAAGAAAATATAAGGGGATGCGATGTGTTTATAGTCCAGTCTACACATCCCCCTTCTGATAACCTGATGGAGCTTCTTCTTTTAATTGATGCAGCAGTCCGAGCATCAGCAAAAAGAATTACAGCAGTTATTCCTTACTTTGGATATGCAAGACAGGATAGGAAAGATGCACCGAGAGTTCCTATTTCTGCAAAGCTTGTAGCAAATTTAATTCAAACTGCAGGAGCAAACAGGGTTTTAACATGTGATTTACATTCTGATCAGATTCAGGGATTTTTTGACATTCCAGTGGATAATCTTTATGCTTTCCCGGTTTTCAGGGATTTTTTAGGAATTTTACCCAGTGATAAATTCATGGTTATATCACCTGATGTAGGCGGAACAAACAGGGCAAGGGCTTTTGCCAAAAGACTTGGAAATTTACCACTTGCTCTTGTTGACAAAAGAAGACCAGCACCAAATTTAGCAGAAGTTATAAACATAATTGGAGAAGTAAAAGATAAAAATTTGCTTATAGTGGATGACCTTATAGATACAGGAAGAACTGTTGCAAATGGAGCTCTCATTTTAAAGGAAAAAGGTGCAAAGAGTATATGGGTTTGTGCAACTCATGGACTCTTTTCAGGGAATTGTAAAGAAGTTCTTGATTCATCCCCTATTGAAAAAGTGATTGTAACAAACACAATACCAATACCACCTCATAAAAGATTTAAAAAACTTGAAGTACTTGATATTTCAAATTTACTTGCAGAGGCTATTAAAAGAATTCATGAAGAAGTTTCAATAAGTGAACTTTTCGTATAA
- a CDS encoding 50S ribosomal protein L25, with product MKKIKLKAQLREKTGTRESRRLRKKGFVTIELYGAKEENVHLVIERKNFEKIWHEIHGETVIFEIEFDNKKVNSVIKEIQRDVLYGYPIHIDFQVLHEKEEITVPVPVILKGEAKGVKLGGILEHFIHQLHVKTVPSKIPGHIEIDISDLNMGDSIHVKDIKLEKGIKILEHPEDTICTIAHPKGIEITVQEPILPEISEEKESEKKVEEKKKEE from the coding sequence ATGAAAAAAATTAAATTAAAGGCACAATTAAGAGAAAAAACAGGAACAAGAGAATCAAGAAGGTTAAGAAAAAAAGGATTTGTAACTATCGAACTGTATGGTGCGAAAGAGGAAAATGTTCATCTTGTAATAGAAAGAAAAAACTTTGAGAAAATCTGGCATGAAATTCATGGAGAAACTGTAATTTTTGAAATTGAATTTGACAATAAAAAAGTGAATTCTGTTATAAAGGAAATACAGAGAGATGTCCTTTATGGTTATCCAATTCATATTGATTTTCAGGTATTACATGAAAAAGAAGAAATTACTGTTCCTGTTCCTGTTATTCTAAAAGGAGAAGCAAAAGGAGTCAAACTTGGTGGAATACTTGAACACTTTATTCATCAGTTGCATGTGAAAACAGTTCCATCCAAAATTCCAGGACATATTGAAATTGATATATCTGATTTAAACATGGGTGACAGTATTCATGTTAAGGATATAAAACTTGAGAAAGGAATAAAAATTTTAGAACACCCTGAAGATACAATCTGTACAATAGCCCATCCAAAGGGAATAGAAATTACAGTTCAAGAACCAATTCTCCCTGAGATAAGCGAAGAAAAAGAAAGTGAGAAAAAAGTTGAAGAAAAGAAGAAAGAGGAGTGA
- a CDS encoding TlpA disulfide reductase family protein: MKKISLIFLLFFFSCSGTSKNKVPSFTLRTIDGETFNIDEHIGKKVIIIDFWATWCPPCRAEIPGFVRLYSKYREKGVLIVGISLDRGGNAEELVKNFAREFGINYPLMMGTEEVEKKFGGIVAIPTTFIVNKKGEIIEKIVGYRDESFFEKKIRENL, encoded by the coding sequence ATGAAAAAAATTAGCCTTATATTTTTACTCTTTTTCTTCTCCTGTTCTGGAACATCTAAAAATAAAGTTCCATCTTTTACTTTAAGAACTATTGATGGAGAGACTTTCAATATTGATGAACATATTGGGAAAAAAGTTATCATAATTGATTTCTGGGCAACATGGTGTCCTCCCTGCAGGGCAGAAATTCCTGGATTTGTAAGATTATATAGTAAGTACAGAGAAAAAGGAGTTCTAATAGTTGGAATATCTCTTGATAGGGGTGGAAATGCAGAAGAACTTGTAAAAAATTTTGCAAGAGAATTCGGAATAAATTATCCTTTAATGATGGGAACAGAGGAAGTTGAGAAAAAATTTGGAGGTATCGTTGCAATACCCACTACTTTTATAGTTAATAAAAAAGGAGAAATAATTGAAAAAATAGTGGGTTACAGAGATGAAAGTTTTTTTGAAAAAAAGATTAGAGAAAATTTATAG